In Rattus norvegicus strain BN/NHsdMcwi chromosome 1, GRCr8, whole genome shotgun sequence, a genomic segment contains:
- the LOC134485080 gene encoding sperm motility kinase Y-like encodes MPTETEEELPTPTPEPSISEEGNFHSQYQVLGTIGQGGNAKVLLAHHRLTGTPVAVKVLRKDKQWFQPAVMEANIMRKINHPNIVSLIQVIEKETRIYLIMELVEGQELYQYIRESGHIEEDEARQIFEQILSAVSYCHGKGIVHRDLKLDNIMIDKNKKVKVIDFGLSTQFQPGKMLNHHCGTYSFGSPELLLGHRYDGPKNDMWIIGVVLYCMVVGKLPFDSVIIQELQRQVVAGVYPAPCGVSKELEDLLSKLLRVNPNFRPTARKAMKHPWFKEHWNGLIGPYEEMLPLTPDPAILDAMKSIGFQASVVKHSLKQRKYNEEMATYFFLQKQALQGDGCTAQAQQVSPVAAPFPSLDPAAAFRLEPKRSGSLPVLGTLRVSSSHGHVSHYGQNAHPKGGKRSTVAGCLRPLPMTPTQDHYHKCAVSVPCIQTTSIFTEKSSNKEIKEDNPLSHRAPLEDKPIPSRVRHRGFKGWTRNIANALIKLCCCMPRRKKPRLGQNRISPQK; translated from the coding sequence atgcctacagagactgaggaggagttaccaacccctacacccgagcccagtatctctgaggagggcaacttccattcccaataccaagtattggggacaattgggcaagggggcaacgccaaagtcctcctggcccaccaccggctcacaggaaccccggtggctgtcaaagttctgcgaaaggacaagcagtggttccagccagccgtgatggaagcaaacataatgagaaagatcaaccaccccaacatagtgtctctcatacaagttattgaaaaggaaacgagaatatacctcataatggagctggtggaaggccaagaactctaccagtacatcagagagtcagggcacatagaggaggatgaggcccggcaaatatttgaacagatattgtcagcagtgagctactgccatggaaaggggattgttcaccgagacctcaaactggacaatataatgattgataaaaacaaaaaggtcaaagtcatcgactttgggcttagcacccaatttcaacctggaaaaatgctaaaccaccactgcggcacgtactcttttggttcccctgaactcctccttggccatcggtatgacgggccgaagaatgatatgtggattataggagtggtcttgtactgtatggtagtgggaaagctcccatttgattcagtgatcatccaagaactgcaaagacaagtagtggcaggggtatatcctgctccctgtggggtttcaaaagaactggaggacctccttagtaaattactgagggtaaatcccaactttagaccaacagcaagaaaggcgatgaaacacccttggttcaaagaacactggaacggattgataggtccctatgaagaaatgcttcccctcacaccagacccggccattttggatgccatgaaaagcattggattccaagcctctgtagtaaaacactctttaaaacaaagaaaatataatgaggaaatggcaacttatttctttctacaaaagcaggctctccagggggatggctgcacagcccaggcacagcaagtgagtcccgttgcagcaccattccctagccttgatcctgctgctgcttttagattagaaccaaagaggagtggaagcctgccagtccttggcaccttgcgggtgtcatcctcccatggtcacgtatctcactatggccagaatgctcatccaaaaggaggcaaaagatccactgtggctggttgtctcaggcctctaccgatgacacctacacaggaccactatcacaaatgtgccgtgagtgtcccatgcattcaaacaacaagcatcttcactgagaagagtagcaataaggaaatcaaagaagacaacccactctcccacagagccccattagaggataagcccatccccagcagggtccggcacagaggttttaaggggtggaccaggaatatagcaaatgccctgataaagctgtgttgctgcatgccaaggagaaagaaacctcgcctggggcagaacagaatctccccccagaaatga